Below is a genomic region from Thermodesulfovibrionales bacterium.
TTAAGAGGGGTCAGCTCACAGGTGTATATGTTGTTGATAGCAGTGGAGTGATTTCCTACAGAATTGTCAGAACAGGTCCATCCTATCCTGAAAAGAGGATGGTAGAGGTTCTTTCAGGTCTTAATCCGGGTGAAAGAATTATAACTGTTGGTGTAGACAGGGCCATAGAAGGCGGAATCTATAAAAAAAGCTAAAAAAGTTGGAGGAACTTCATGGAGAGCATAGGAATATCAGGCTCGATAGCAAAGGCCTTTATAAAATCCAGACTCACACCTATTCTGGTTATAGCATCACTCCTTGCCGGAGTCTTTGCATTAATTGTAACTCCCAGGGAGGAGGAACCCCAGATAGTTGTTCCTATGATAGATATATTTGTGACATACCCCGGAGCCTCAGCAAAAGAGGTGGAGGATAGGGTTACAAGACCCATGGAGAAGTTCCTCTATGAAATAGAGGGTGTGGAGTATGTTTATTCAATTGCCAGACCGGGTATGAATCTCACAATAGTAAGGTTCTATGTAGGTCACGATATGGAAGAGGCAATAGTAAAGGTATATAACAAGCTCATGTCCCATTATGATCTCATACCTCCTGGTGTCTCCCAGCCACTTGTGAAACCAAAGTCCATTGATGATGTACCCATTCTTGCCTATACCCTATGGTCAGACAGATACAGCTCCTATGAATTGAGGCGCATTGCCCAGGAACTCTGCACAGAGATAAAAAAGGATCAGGATGTATCTGAAACCCACGTAATAGGAGGACAGAAGAGACAGATAAGGGTAATACTCAGTCCTTCAAGACTGAGGGCATACAATCTCTCGGCAGTGCAGATAATGCAGATGATCCAGACATCCAATGTGGTGATCCCATCAGGTTCACTGCAGGCAGAAAACAGGGAAATACTTGTAGAGACAGGTGGCTTCCTCAGAACTGCCGATGAAATAGGAAATGTGGTAGTTGGCACATTCAATGGACGACCTGTTTACCTCAGAAATGTGGCAGAAATCATTGATGGACCCGCTGAGCCTGAGACTTATGTCTTTACAGGATTCGGTCCTGGTATCAATAAAAAGGCTGAGGGACTGGCATTAAGACCCGAAGATTCTCACAAACTTTATGAATCAGTAACCATTGCTATAGCAAAAAAGAAAGGAACAAATGCAACGATTATTGCAAAGAGAATAGAGAAGAAGATCGAAGATCTCAGAGGAAAGCTCATACCACTTGATGTGAAGATTCTCGAAACAAGGAATTACGGAGAGACAGCAAAGGAAAAATCTGATGAACTCCTTAAACACATACTCATAGCCACCTTCTCTGTAGTCCTTTTAATAGCTATCACCCTGGGCTGGCGGGAAGCAGTAGTTGTTGCAGTTGCTGTTCCTGTCACCCTTGCCCTGACACTGCTCATCAATTATCTTTACGGATACACCCTGAACAGGGTCACACTCTTTGCGCTTATATTTTCCATAGGAATCCTTGTTGATGATGCCATAGTGGTTGTTGAGAACATCCACAGGCATTTTAAAATCCACAGGATAAGTCCACTCACAGCAGTCCTTGCGGTTGATGAGGTTGGTAACCCAACCATACTCGCTACATTCACTGTTATAGCAGCCCTTTTACCCATGGCCTTTGTATCAGGTCTTATGGGTCCGTATATGAGACCAATACCTGTTGGTGCATCAGCAGCCATGCTCTTTTCACTGCTTGTTGCCTTTATCGTGAGCCCATGGATGAGCTACATTGTTCTGAAAAATGTGAGGACTGAGACAGACATGAAAAAGAGGGAGAAAAACTTCTGGGCATATACAGAAGGATCCTCGGCCCTCTTATAGATAACTCAAAGAAGAGATACCTTGCCCTTGGAGGCGTGCTTGCACTCCTTGCTGCAGCACTTATGTTACTGCCTCTTAAAAAGGTTACTGTAAAAATGCTTCCTTTTGATAACAAGAGCGAACTCCAGGTCATAATTGACATGCCGGAGGGAACAACCCTTGAGGAGACCACAAGGGTTGCGATGGAGCTTGGAAATTATATAAAAACTGTACCAGAGGTTACAGACTATCAGATATATGCCGGCACCTCTGCACCCTTTAATTTCAATGGCCTTGTAAGACATTATTATCTTAGGACAGGACCGAATGTAGCTGACATACAGGTAAATTTTGTCTCAAAAGCAGAAAGGTCAAGACAGAGCCATGATATTGCAAAAGCCATAAGAGAACCACTAAATGAGATAGCAAAAAAATACGGTGCAAGGATAAAGATTGCAGAGATTCCACCCGGACCACCAGTTCTGAGCACACTGGTCACAGAGGTCTACGGTCCTGACCATAAAAGACAGATAGAGATAGCAAAAGAGATCATGAATATCTATGAAAAGACAGAAGGGGTTGTTGATACAGACTGGTATGTGGAGGATGACCAGGAAAAGATTGTCTTTGATGTAGATAAAGAAAAGGCTGCCTACCATGGTGTGAGCACCGATACCGTTGCCAAGAGTCTCAGGATTGCCCTTGGTGGTATGCCTGCAGGTCTTGCCCATGTAGTGGATGAAAAAGAACCCGTGGAGATATTCCTGAGGCTTCCTCTTGAAGAAAGAGCAAGGATAGAGGCCCTCAGGGCAATGACTGTCCCTACACTGAAGGGAAACATACCCCTAAGTGAACTGGTCAAGATCAAAAGGACAGCTGAGGATAAAGCCATATACCACAAGAACCTTCAAAGGGTTGTCTATGTAACAGGTGATGTGGCAGGAAAGGAAGAGAGCCCAGTTTATGCAATATTGAAGATGAAAAAGGCCATAGCAGAGCTTAAGATTCCTGAAGGTTACACAATAAAGCAATATTATACGAAACAGCCCTATCTAGAAGATAAGTATTCAATAAAATGGGATGGTGAATGGCATATAACCTATGAGGTCTTCAGAGACCTGGGCATTGCCTTTGGAGCAGTGCTAATTCTTATATACATACTGGTTGTTGCCTGGTTCAAGCACTTTGTTACACCACTCATAATAATGGCACCTATTCCACTCACACTTGTTGGAATAATGCCAGGTCACTGGCTTTTCGGTGCCTTCTTTACAGCAACATCAATGATAGGCTTCATTGCCCTTGCAGGCATAATAGTGCGAAATTCCATACTCCTTGTAGACTTCATCCAGATGGAATGGCGTGAATGTGGAAGTCTTAAAGATGCCCTTATAAAGGCAGGCGCTGTCAGGTTCAGACCCATTGCACTGACAGCAGCAGCTGTTGTGGTGGGATCCTTTGTGATGATCTTCGATCCCATATTCCAGGGCCTTGCGATAGCCATGATGTTCGGTGCAGTGGCCTCAACTGCACTGACCCTTATTGCGGTTCCTCTTCTTTACTATGAATACTTCAAGACAAGGATATGCCCTATAAAGGCAGAAGAACTTGAGGCAACTGAACCAAGAGATGAAATGACAGAAATCTAAAAAGGAGGTATTGAGATGTATATTGCAAAGACAGATTCCTGGTACCTTGAAAGGATAATATGGCTCATAGCAGGGATATTTATCCTGCTGAGTGTAATTCTAACAGTTATTCACAGTCCTTACTGGCTTATACTTACAGCCCTTGTAGGTATAAACCTTCTTGTTTTTGCATTTACAGGTTTTTGCCTGATGGCGAACCTGCTCTATGCCCTCGGTGCAAAACCGAGACTTCAGAAAGAATAAGGAGGCTGCATATGAATGATACAGTCTATCTATGTCTTGATTGCGGAAAGGTCCACTTCACAAAAGTAGAGAGCTGCTCTCTCTGTAGAGGAAAGAATATTACTGCCCTTTACCTTACTGGCATATATGGTGGCGGCGGCTGAAATCCCTGGGGATGCTGAGGTCTTCAGCATAAAAGCTCAGGGTCTTATCCGACCCTGAGTCTATAAATTTTTGTTTTTACTTTCTTGCTGAATTTTGTTAGAGTGATTCAGGAGGTTAGTATGCCTGTAACAGAGATTGAACTCTATGAGGTTCTGAAAGAAAAGGTTGGAGAGAAAGAGGCCAGAACTATCGTTGAATTTATTGATGCAAAGATCGAAAAAAGGATTGAAGAAAAAAGAGATTTCCTGGCTACAAAGGATGACATCAAAAAGCTAGAAGGAAGTATAATAGCCACAAAGGATGATATCAAAAAGCTAGAAATAGATATAAAAAGATTGGAAGGTGACATAAAAAAATTAGAGGGTGATATAAGAAAAGTTGATGAAGATGTAATAAAGATAAAAGAAGATTTAAAAGAGCTTAGAAAGGATGTCCAGAATCTTGAGGACAGACTTGAAGGAACAAAATCAAAAATTATTAAATGGATGTTTCTTTTCTGGATCGGTCAATTCGCATCATTGATAGCTGTTTTACAGATTTTCTTTAAAAGATAATTTCTAATAGATCAAATCTTGGGCATCTTCAATAATTTTCTTACATCACCCACACGCATGGTGATCTTTTTTGAATCAAGATATTCAAGAAGGGGTATAGCATATTTCCTTGTTGTCTGGAGCATATCTCTGAAATCTGACACTGTCAGTTCTTTCTTCTTAGAAAAGAACTCATTAAGTCTCCTGAAAAGTTCAAGATGGCTTTCCCGTGAAAGATAGAAAGAGTCATTTATCCTCTCAAGCAGCCCTTCCTGTTGAAGAAGACGCAGTATATCATCAAGCTTTCTGGCATCAATATTAATTGTCTCAGCAAGCTCCTCCTTAAATGGTGGCTGGAATGCTCCTCCTTTTATCATATTAAGAATCCTTTCTTTGAGTGCTGGATCAACAGCAGCTGTCCTGAATTCTCTAAGCCTCAAATACTCACCCTCCCTTATTATCTCAGGAGTCCTTTCTATTATGTAATCAAAAATCTTCTGCTCCATGCCTGAACCTGTCCTGAGTTCTTCTTTCTGAATACCCGGTTTAAGGGGATTTTTATTGTGAAATTCCCTGATGGTTTCTATAAATTTATTTTTTATATCCTCTATACTGGCTTTGTGGAAAAGCATACCATCTATCTCAACAACCTGTCCCTTTTCTTTTAGAGCCTTGAGGGCATTTTCAATATCTTTAAGCTCTCTGTTTATCCAGCCATAGAGTTCC
It encodes:
- a CDS encoding efflux RND transporter permease subunit; translated protein: MDNSKKRYLALGGVLALLAAALMLLPLKKVTVKMLPFDNKSELQVIIDMPEGTTLEETTRVAMELGNYIKTVPEVTDYQIYAGTSAPFNFNGLVRHYYLRTGPNVADIQVNFVSKAERSRQSHDIAKAIREPLNEIAKKYGARIKIAEIPPGPPVLSTLVTEVYGPDHKRQIEIAKEIMNIYEKTEGVVDTDWYVEDDQEKIVFDVDKEKAAYHGVSTDTVAKSLRIALGGMPAGLAHVVDEKEPVEIFLRLPLEERARIEALRAMTVPTLKGNIPLSELVKIKRTAEDKAIYHKNLQRVVYVTGDVAGKEESPVYAILKMKKAIAELKIPEGYTIKQYYTKQPYLEDKYSIKWDGEWHITYEVFRDLGIAFGAVLILIYILVVAWFKHFVTPLIIMAPIPLTLVGIMPGHWLFGAFFTATSMIGFIALAGIIVRNSILLVDFIQMEWRECGSLKDALIKAGAVRFRPIALTAAAVVVGSFVMIFDPIFQGLAIAMMFGAVASTALTLIAVPLLYYEYFKTRICPIKAEELEATEPRDEMTEI
- a CDS encoding DUF2892 domain-containing protein gives rise to the protein MYIAKTDSWYLERIIWLIAGIFILLSVILTVIHSPYWLILTALVGINLLVFAFTGFCLMANLLYALGAKPRLQKE
- a CDS encoding efflux RND transporter permease subunit; translated protein: MESIGISGSIAKAFIKSRLTPILVIASLLAGVFALIVTPREEEPQIVVPMIDIFVTYPGASAKEVEDRVTRPMEKFLYEIEGVEYVYSIARPGMNLTIVRFYVGHDMEEAIVKVYNKLMSHYDLIPPGVSQPLVKPKSIDDVPILAYTLWSDRYSSYELRRIAQELCTEIKKDQDVSETHVIGGQKRQIRVILSPSRLRAYNLSAVQIMQMIQTSNVVIPSGSLQAENREILVETGGFLRTADEIGNVVVGTFNGRPVYLRNVAEIIDGPAEPETYVFTGFGPGINKKAEGLALRPEDSHKLYESVTIAIAKKKGTNATIIAKRIEKKIEDLRGKLIPLDVKILETRNYGETAKEKSDELLKHILIATFSVVLLIAITLGWREAVVVAVAVPVTLALTLLINYLYGYTLNRVTLFALIFSIGILVDDAIVVVENIHRHFKIHRISPLTAVLAVDEVGNPTILATFTVIAALLPMAFVSGLMGPYMRPIPVGASAAMLFSLLVAFIVSPWMSYIVLKNVRTETDMKKREKNFWAYTEGSSALL